Proteins encoded by one window of Cannabis sativa cultivar Pink pepper isolate KNU-18-1 chromosome 4, ASM2916894v1, whole genome shotgun sequence:
- the LOC115712977 gene encoding diacylglycerol kinase 2 encodes MTDGMSVIWFLMRSEVYGPYFLGWLVTGSFGLLVIVFAFLKWQRRASLNWVKAAARAKKQVWKKLKVPFSHHVWIEDYTYDEQPSTCCVCLSSLVSPQNLGTKALSITPVHRCSVCGVAAHFYCSPSAVKDCKCVAQAGFSHVQHQWSERWVNVDDNPEMSAFCFHCDEPCGVPFLDASPTWHCLWCQRLIHVKCYTKMSKESGNVCDLGPLRRIILSPLCVKEIDSYSKSGLPSSASEDSLASSLYGQFRRRQHRAKHVGGHSVNNVKLQDAFTNGTALEYLINGIGGLKKSRSEKNINSTKKDGKIHNTKGIRNGLTMKKNYGFTSQIKKYTLVDLPQDARPLLVFINSRSGGQHGSSLRRRLNVLLNPVQVFELSSSHGPEIGLELFRNVQYFRVLVCGGDGTVAWVLDAIEKHNFESPPPVSILPLGTGNDLSRVLHWGGGFSMIDAHGGLSMLLHDICNAAVTMLDRWKVNIREESTDGEPNKVQSKFMMNYLGIGCDAKVAYEFHMTREINPEKFCSQFVNKLRYAKEGARDIMDRTCADLPWQVWLEVDGKDIDIPKDSEGLIVLNIGSYMGGVDLWQNDFEHDDDFSLQSMHDKVLEVVCVCGAWHLGKLQVGLSHARRLAQGKVIRIHASSPFPVQIDGEPFIQQPGCLEITHHGQVFMLRRPSEEPRGHAAAIMTEVLLDAESKGIINASQKITLLQQIALNLS; translated from the exons ATGACAGATGGGATGTCAGTCATATGGTTTCTGATGAGATCCGAGGTTTATGGTCCATATTTTCTTGGATGGCTGGTCACTGGATCATTTGGGCTTTTAGTCATCGTctttgcatttcttaaatggcAGAGAAGAGCGTCTCTTAATTGGGTTAAAGCTGCTGCAAGAGCTAAGAAGCAAGTTTGGAAGAAGCTTAAAGTTCCTTTTTCACATCATGTATGGATTGAAGATTATACATACGATGAGCAGCCATCCACATGCTGTGTTTGCTTGTCTTCCCTTGTGTCCCCACAAAACCTAGGTACAAAAGCCCTATCAATCACTCCTGTCCATCGTTGCTCTGTTTGTGGTGTGGCTGCCCATTTCTATTGTTCTCCGTCGGCAGTGAAGGACTGTAAGTGTGTGGCACAAGCTGGTTTTAGTCATGTTCAACATCAATGGTCGGAAAGATGGGTTAATGTGGATGATAATCCTGAAATGTCTGCTTTCTGTTTTCACTGTGATGAACCATGTGGTGTACCTTTTCTTGATGCTTCTCCAACCTGGCATTGTTTATGGTGTCAACGTCTCATACATGTGAAATGTTACACTAAAATGTCAAAAGAATCCGGTAACGTCTGTGATTTGGGGCCTCTTAGAAGGATAATTCTTTCCCCTCTCTGTGTGAAAGAAATTGATAGCTACAGTAAAAGTGGTTTGCCAAGCTCTGCCAGTGAGGATTCTCTAGCCTCTTCTCTATATGGTCAGTTTAGAAGAAGGCAACACCGTGCTAAACATGTAGGCGGTCACTCAGTTAATAATGTTAAGCTACAGGATGCCTTTACTAATGGTACAGCTCTGGAATATTTGATCAATGGGATTGGTGGTCTAAAGAAGTCACGTAGTGAGAAAAATATTAACAGCACAAAGAAGGATGGGAAGATACACAATACCAAGGGTATTCGTAACGGATTAACGAtgaaaaagaattatggatTTACTAGCCAGATAAAGAAGTATACACTGGTTGATTTACCTCAGGATGCTAGACCTCTTTTGGTTTTTATTAATTCCAGGAGTGGTGGTCAACATGGGTCTTCTCTAAGGAGGAGACTGAATGTATTGTTGAATCCTGTGCAg GTTTTTGAACTGAGTTCTTCTCATGGACCTGAGATTGGTTTGGAGTTGTTTAGGAATGTACAGTATTTTAGAGTTCTAGTCTGCGGTGGAGATGGCACTGTTGCATGGGTCCTTGATGCAATTGAAAAGCACAATTTTGAGTCACCTCCACCTGTTTCTATTCTTCCACTTGGAACAGGAAATGATTTGTCTAGAGTTCTGCATTGGGGAGGGGGATTTTCTATGATTGATGCACATGGTGGCTTATCCATGCTTTTGCACGACATCTGCAATGCAGCTGTTACAATGCTAGATCGCTGGAAAGTAAATATTAGGGAAGAAAGTACAGATGGTGAACCAAATAAAGTGCAGTCCAAGTTCATGATGAACTATTTAG gtaTTGGTTGTGATGCAAAGGTTGCATATGAATTTCATATGACTCGGGAAATAAATCCTGAGAAGTTTTGTAGCCAG TTTGTAAATAAATTAAGATATGCGAAAGAAGGTGCAAGGGATATAATGGACAGAACTTGTGCTGACTTACCATGGCAAGTTTGGCTTGAAGTTGATGGGAAAGACATTGATATTCCAAAG GATTCAGAGGGTTTAATTGTGCTCAATATTGGCAGCTACATGGGCGGCGTAGATCTTTGGCAGAATGACTTTGAGCACGATGATGATTTTAGTCTTCAGTCCATGCATGATAAAGTGCTTGAGGTTGTATGTGTTTGTGGTGCATGGCACCTCGGCAAACTTCAG GTTGGTCTTTCACACGCTAGAAGGCTAGCCCAAGGGAAAGTCATAAGAATTCATGCTTCCAGTCCGTTCCCAGTTCAAATAGATGGTGAACCATTTATACAACAACCTGGATGTCTAGAAATAACACATCATGGGCAG GTATTCATGTTGAGGAGGCCCTCAGAGGAGCCGCGAGGGCATGCGGCTGCAATTATGACAGAGGTTTTATTAGATGCCGAGAGCAAAGGCATCATTAATGCATCTCAGAAAATAACTCTTCTTCAGCAAATAGCCCTAAATCtctcataa